One Grus americana isolate bGruAme1 chromosome Z, bGruAme1.mat, whole genome shotgun sequence DNA window includes the following coding sequences:
- the RUSC2 gene encoding AP-4 complex accessory subunit RUSC2 isoform X2, with protein MDSPPKLTGETLIVHHIPLVHCQVPDRQCCSVSKRTNPFCQPELSITRTSALPDRDLSQTDSLVYSSFLQTSETSAEASDNKEGKARDLVVPSVSKRHNPFLLSEGEDLSIFGDDLGQKSFHLHNSLAAGKPPFHLHELALPPFHLHDSNHIVKSWNMASRSGVVDGQEDKISSDDNQKRNNANRCHQASERMELDECSCHRGSSSNFSFDGGDQEWNQNTGESLRNQGVLHSRTCSCSSSELQRCRCYSSSSQSEVIDQQMGYISDSSCNSSDGVLVNFSALYNKMNSHSRSNLNSANLSCDSSFCSHSDTGAFYLDLHSSPTESKMSCESHHPESSGKVCGCQRSSSPVLDANCNSYHLHCEPCTSESSDLTACFQSQARLVVATQNYYKLVTCDLSSQSSPSPAGSSITSCSEDHTKGSPAQPTEYYLFRRPDLRQEESNVECSEEEAKGEATQTVIEGQVYVNVSPPNLNTSRQRSRSYDQNLDRSPSSRLGSLERMVSCPVKLSESPAIPIQSSPPKRVTSFAELAKGRKKNVTSPPLRSSGDSSLEFSPIPETQQDCPTFLEERARRSQSLPPMPFIHGLNRSCEGFCLNHTFGDSQALCSTKDSVSSEKVPSGHGAGGGTDSKPVVRYSKDQRPTTLPIQPFVFQHHFSKPPKARALHSHFASSLSQLYSLSSNRPASQQISNSQSSASATSAEQAGATRSHAHSTLLTQRSVDGAASRNDGCIKKPAPETTRPSPLGSYSPVRCNVPFFQSVDSSSSPTTERAGESQPPRSRSCPISASLLPTRSSPAASAMQPSQATKADALRQKENPKPVPKKEAPLEPSPPLSEYRLHSGSLPPLSVGGMPVSRVGGHTDPQWRSGSENSSSGSLSSMGIRTLNANHLSPQALKWREYRRRNPLGLDRISGLPSLAGSLDRRQQEPRLNRGNPIFELPGTLNTSHFHCKLNGQSMRQLQLTYTDFFPDYFSLAEKPPAEFCLSPDGNTESVSIDLLQKKGLVKAINTAVDLIVAHFGTSRDPGVKAKLGNSSVSPNVGHLILKYLCPAVRDILSDGLKAYVLDVIIGQRRNIPWSVVEASTQLGPSTKLLHSLYSKISQYTELTNHTMRFNAFIFGLLNIRSLEFWFNHLYNHEDIILAHYQPVGFLCLSHSVCQPLFEELLLLLQPLSLLPFNLDLLFEHQLMQMGKEQQQQKELLRVKQDLLLSAHSTLQLMRTRGSSEDPDGCSTAPEACKVGAGDGDISPDHSPQQAVSERVKGVGASCGDGDREEERRKVRESTWEGKKDKQAGWWYQLMQSSQIYIEGSAEGSKLIRYEKKKALNDVPRSVETRKAPPPREGVVEGAEACPIAEGTLEERPKAASKPSPEAVEEPLEKPQQVLVSEEVKERSWPFWMGSPPDSVLTELKRSKEKETGTQQRVGAAAAPQEESSTSASEGSQPIKWGHLFGSRKVQKEPRQPNRLPSGWLSLDKSVFQLVAQTVGASMWREAAPEPEPCRPESPEGPPTAWPARGLSPHPPCEVKALCHHIATEAGQLSFNKGDILQVISKVDGDWLQCSLGSEKGLVPIMYVTHPEDEDY; from the exons ATGGATAGTCCACCCAAACTGACTGGTGAGACACTGATTGTCCATCACATTCCCCTGGTGCATTGCCAGGTCCCTGATAGACAGTGCTGCTCCGTGAGCAAAAGGACCAACCCCTTCTGCCAGCCAGAGCTCAGCATTACGCGGACCTCTGCCCTTCCAGACAGAGACCTTTCACAGACTGACTCCTTGGTGTACAGCAGCTTTCTCCAGACCTCCGAAACCTCAGCAGAGGCCTCAGACAACAAAGAAGGCAAAGCAAGGGATTTGGTTGTCCCTAGTGTCAGTAAGCGACACAACCCTTTCCTGCTGAGTGAGGGTGAAGACCTCAGTATTTTTGGGGATGACTTGGGTCAAAAATCTTTCCACCTTCACAACTCACTTGCAGCAGGCAAACCTCCCTTTCATCTGCACGAGCTGGCCTTGCCCCCTTTCCACCTCCACGACTCCAACCACATTGTGAAATCCTGGAACATGGCCAGCCGGTCCGGTGTGGTAGACGGGCAAGAGGACAAAATCAGCAGTGACGACAACCAGAAGAGGAACAACGCGAACAGGTGCCACCAGGCCTCAGAACGCATGGAGCTGGATGAATGCAGCTGCCATCGCGGCAGCTCCTCCAACTTCTCCTTCGATGGTGGTGACCAGGAGTGGAACCAGAACACAGGTGAATCGCTGAGAAACCAGGGTGTGCTGCATAGCCGGACGTGCAGCTGTTCCAGCTCGGAGCTCCAGCGCTGTCGCTGCTACAGTTCATCAAGTCAGTCTGAAGTGATTGACCAACAGATGGGCTACATCAGTGACTCTTCTTGCAACAGCTCTGATGGGGTGCTGGTGAACTTCAGTGCTCTCTACAACAAAATGAACAGCCATTCTCGATCTAACCTGAATTCAGCCAACCTGTCCTGTGACTCTTCCTTCTGTAGCCACTCAGACACAGGAGCTTTTTATCTGGATTTGCATTCATCACCCACAGAATCCAAGATGTCTTGCGAGTCGCATCACCCAGAGAGTTCAGGGAAGGTGTGTGGGTGTCAACGCTCCTCCTCACCTGTCCTTGATGCTAACTGCAACTCTTACCACCTCCACTGTGAGCCTTGCACTTCAGAGAGCTCAGACCTCACTGCTTGCTTCCAGAGCCAAGCACGGCTTGTTGTGGCTACTCAGAATTATTATAAGTTAGTCACATGTGACTTGTCTTCCCAGTcatcccccagcccagcaggatCATCCATAACTAGCTGCTCAGAAGACCATACCAAAGgtagcccagctcagcccactGAATACTATCTGTTTAGAAGGCCTGACCTGAGACAAGAAGAAAGCAACGTGGAGTGCAGCGAAGAGGAGGCAAAGGGAGAAGCCACCCAGACCGTGATTGAGGGTCAGGTCTATGTGAATGTGTCACCACCCAATCTCAACACAAGCCGGCAGCGCTCCAGGAGCTATGATCAGAACCTGGACAGGAgtcccagcagcaggctgggctcCTTGGAGCGTATGGTGAGCTGTCCGGTCAAGCTGAGTGAAAGTCCAGCAATACCCATCCAGAGTTCTCCCCCAAAGCGAGTGACATCTTTTGCTGAACTAGCTAAAGGCCGGAAGAAGAACGTCACCTCCCCACCACTCCGGTCCAGTGGTGATTCCTCCTTGGAGTTCTCCCCTATCCCTGAGACACAGCAGGATTGCCCAACCTTCCTTGAAGAAAGAGCTCGCCGCAGCCAGAGTCTTCCACCCATGCCCTTCATCCATGGCCTGAACCGGAGCTGCGAGGGCTTCTGTTTGAATCACACTTTTGgggacagccaggctttgtgttCCACCAAAGACTCTGTCTCCAGTGAGAAGGTCCCCAGTGGGCATGGGGCAG GTGGTGGCACAGACAGCAAGCCTGTGGTACGCTACAGCAAGGACCAGCGTCCCACGACTCTGCCCATCCAGCCCTTTGTTTTCCAGCACCATTTCAGCAAGCCACCCAAGGCCCGTGCCCTGCACAGCCATTttgcctccagcctttctcaaCTCTACAGCTTGTCCAGCAACCGCCCTGCCAGCCAGCAGATCTCCAATTCTCAGTCCTCAGCCTCGGCCACCTccgcagagcaggcaggagcgaCGCGGAGCCATGCCCACAGCACGCTCCTGACACAGCGCTCAGTGGATGGAGCTGCCTCCCGCAATGATGGCTGCATTAAGAAGCCTGCTCCTGAGACAACCCGGCCGTCCCCCCTGGGGAGTTACTCTCCTGTGCGATGCAACGTGCCTTTCTTTCAAAGCGTGgactcctcttcctcacccacCACGGAGAGAGCTGGAGAGAGCCAGCCCCCCAGGAGCAGGTCCTGCCCCATCTCCGCCAGCCTGCTTCCCACGAGATCTTCCCCTGCTGCCAGTGCCATGCAGCCCTCCCAAGCCACCAAAGCTGATGCCCTGAGGCAAAAGGAGAACCCCAAGCCGGTTCCCAAAAAGGAGGCACCGCTGGAGCCAAGCCCACCGCTCTCCGAGTACCGACTCCACAGtggctccctcccacccctctcGGTGGGTGGTATGCCTGTGAGCAGAGTGGGAGGCCACACGGATCCCCAGTGGAGAAGTGGCAGTGAGAACAGCAGCTCTGGTTCCCTGAGCAGCATGGGAATACGGACCCTCAATG CAAACCACCTCTCCCCCCAAGCACTGAAGTGGCGGGAGTACAGGCGGAGGAACCCCTTGGGTCTGGACCGCATTTCAGGGCTGCCCAGCTTAGCAGGCAGCCTAGACAGGAGGCAGCAAGAGCCTCGGCTGAACCGGGGGAACCCCATCTTTGAGCTCCCTGGAACTCTCAACACCAGCCATTTCCACTGCAAGCTGAACG GACAGTCTATGAGGCAACTCCAGCTTACCTACACTGACTTCTTCCCTGACTACTTCTCACTAGCAGAGAAACCCCCTGCTGAGTTCTGCCTCTCCCCAGATGGCAACACAGAGTCTGTCTCCATTGacctgctgcagaagaaag GTCTGGTGAAGGCAATCAACACTGCTGTTGACCTGATTGTGGCTCACTTTGGAACCAGCAGGGATCCAGGGGTGAAG GCCAAACTTGGGAACAGCTCTGTGAGCCCCAATGTAGGGCATCTCATCCTGAAATACCTGTGCCCTGCTGTCCGGGACATCCTGAGTGATGGGCTCAAGGCTTATGTCCTGGACGTGATCATTGGACAGAGGAGGAACATCCCCTGGAGCGTGGTGGAGGCGTCCACCCAGCTAG GCCCCTCTACCAAGTTGCTGCACAGCCTCTATAGCAAGATCAGCCAGTACACGGAGCTCACCAACCACACCATGAGGTTCAACGCATTCATTTTTGGCCTCCTCAA TATCCGGTCCTTGGAGTTCTGGTTCAACCACCTCTACAACCATGAAG ATATCATCCTGGCACACTACCAGCCAGTGGGCTTCTTGTGCCTGTCTCACAGCGTGTGCCAGCCTCTTTTCGAggagctcctgctcctgctccagcctctctccctgctgcccttCAACCTAGACCTCCTTTTCGAGCACCAACTGATGCAGATgggcaaagagcagcagcagcaaaaggagcTGCTGCGTGTGAAGCAGGACCTGCTGCTTTCCGCACACTCCACCCTGCAGCTGATGCGGACGCGGGGCAGCAGTGAGGATCCCGACGGCTGCAGCACTGCCCCTGAAGCATGCAAAGTGGGTGCTGGAGATGGTGACATCTCACCGGACCACAGTCCCCAGCAAGCTGTGAGTGAGAGGGTGAAGGGGGTGGGGGCCTCCTGTGGAGATGGTGACAGGGAGGAAGAGCGGAGGAAGGTGAGAGAGAGCAcctgggaggggaagaaggacAAGCAGGCAGGCTGGTGGTACCAGCTCATGCAGAGCTCTCAGATTTACATCGAGGGCTCGGCTGAAGGCTCAAAGCTCATCCGCTATGAGAAGAAGAAGGCTTTGAATGATGTGCCCAGGTCAGTGGAGACCCGCAAGGCACCACCTCCCCGTGAAGGAGTGGTGGAGGGTGCAGAGGCTTGTCCCATTGCTGAGGGAACCTTGGAGGAGAGGCCCAAGGCTGCCAGCAAGCCAAGTCCTGAAGCTGTGGAAGAGCCCTTGGAAAAGCCCCAACAAGTGCTGGTCAGTGAAGAGGTGAAGGAACGGAGCTGGCCCTTCTGGAtgggcagccccccagactCAGTGCTTACAGAGCTGAAGCGCAGCAAGGAGAAGGAGACTGGGACTCAGCAGAgagtgggagcagcagcagccccccaaGAGGAGAGCAGCACCAGTGCATCAGAGGGCAGCCAGCCCATCAAGTGGGGGCACTTGTTTGGGTCCAGGAAGGTGCAAAAAGAGCCCAGGCAGCCTAACAG GTTGCCCTCCGGCTGGCTGAGCTTGGATAAGTCTGTGTTCCAGCTGGTGGCCCAGACGGTTGGGGCGAGCATGTGGCGAGAAGCAGCCCCTGAGCCGGAGCCCTGCCGGCCAGAGTCACCTGAAGGGCCCCCCACGGCATGGCCAGCCCGGGGGCTGTCTCCCCACCCTCCCTG TGAGGTGAAAGCTCTTTGCCATCACATTGCCACCGAGGCAGGACAGCTGAGCTTCAACAAGGGGGACATCCTGCAGGTCATCTCCAAGGTGGATGGTGACTGGCTGCAGTGCAGCCTCGGCTCCGAGAAGGGACTGGTGCCCATCATGTATGTCACCCATCCGGAGGACGAGGACTACTGA
- the RUSC2 gene encoding AP-4 complex accessory subunit RUSC2 isoform X1 has product MDSPPKLTGETLIVHHIPLVHCQVPDRQCCSVSKRTNPFCQPELSITRTSALPDRDLSQTDSLVYSSFLQTSETSAEASDNKEGKARDLVVPSVSKRHNPFLLSEGEDLSIFGDDLGQKSFHLHNSLAAGKPPFHLHELALPPFHLHDSNHIVKSWNMASRSGVVDGQEDKISSDDNQKRNNANRCHQASERMELDECSCHRGSSSNFSFDGGDQEWNQNTGESLRNQGVLHSRTCSCSSSELQRCRCYSSSSQSEVIDQQMGYISDSSCNSSDGVLVNFSALYNKMNSHSRSNLNSANLSCDSSFCSHSDTGAFYLDLHSSPTESKMSCESHHPESSGKVCGCQRSSSPVLDANCNSYHLHCEPCTSESSDLTACFQSQARLVVATQNYYKLVTCDLSSQSSPSPAGSSITSCSEDHTKGSPAQPTEYYLFRRPDLRQEESNVECSEEEAKGEATQTVIEGQVYVNVSPPNLNTSRQRSRSYDQNLDRSPSSRLGSLERMVSCPVKLSESPAIPIQSSPPKRVTSFAELAKGRKKNVTSPPLRSSGDSSLEFSPIPETQQDCPTFLEERARRSQSLPPMPFIHGLNRSCEGFCLNHTFGDSQALCSTKDSVSSEKVPSGHGAGEQASLSLLTEADASFSGGSASGHGQRDVRARADGGGTDSKPVVRYSKDQRPTTLPIQPFVFQHHFSKPPKARALHSHFASSLSQLYSLSSNRPASQQISNSQSSASATSAEQAGATRSHAHSTLLTQRSVDGAASRNDGCIKKPAPETTRPSPLGSYSPVRCNVPFFQSVDSSSSPTTERAGESQPPRSRSCPISASLLPTRSSPAASAMQPSQATKADALRQKENPKPVPKKEAPLEPSPPLSEYRLHSGSLPPLSVGGMPVSRVGGHTDPQWRSGSENSSSGSLSSMGIRTLNANHLSPQALKWREYRRRNPLGLDRISGLPSLAGSLDRRQQEPRLNRGNPIFELPGTLNTSHFHCKLNGQSMRQLQLTYTDFFPDYFSLAEKPPAEFCLSPDGNTESVSIDLLQKKGLVKAINTAVDLIVAHFGTSRDPGVKAKLGNSSVSPNVGHLILKYLCPAVRDILSDGLKAYVLDVIIGQRRNIPWSVVEASTQLGPSTKLLHSLYSKISQYTELTNHTMRFNAFIFGLLNIRSLEFWFNHLYNHEDIILAHYQPVGFLCLSHSVCQPLFEELLLLLQPLSLLPFNLDLLFEHQLMQMGKEQQQQKELLRVKQDLLLSAHSTLQLMRTRGSSEDPDGCSTAPEACKVGAGDGDISPDHSPQQAVSERVKGVGASCGDGDREEERRKVRESTWEGKKDKQAGWWYQLMQSSQIYIEGSAEGSKLIRYEKKKALNDVPRSVETRKAPPPREGVVEGAEACPIAEGTLEERPKAASKPSPEAVEEPLEKPQQVLVSEEVKERSWPFWMGSPPDSVLTELKRSKEKETGTQQRVGAAAAPQEESSTSASEGSQPIKWGHLFGSRKVQKEPRQPNRLPSGWLSLDKSVFQLVAQTVGASMWREAAPEPEPCRPESPEGPPTAWPARGLSPHPPCEVKALCHHIATEAGQLSFNKGDILQVISKVDGDWLQCSLGSEKGLVPIMYVTHPEDEDY; this is encoded by the exons ATGGATAGTCCACCCAAACTGACTGGTGAGACACTGATTGTCCATCACATTCCCCTGGTGCATTGCCAGGTCCCTGATAGACAGTGCTGCTCCGTGAGCAAAAGGACCAACCCCTTCTGCCAGCCAGAGCTCAGCATTACGCGGACCTCTGCCCTTCCAGACAGAGACCTTTCACAGACTGACTCCTTGGTGTACAGCAGCTTTCTCCAGACCTCCGAAACCTCAGCAGAGGCCTCAGACAACAAAGAAGGCAAAGCAAGGGATTTGGTTGTCCCTAGTGTCAGTAAGCGACACAACCCTTTCCTGCTGAGTGAGGGTGAAGACCTCAGTATTTTTGGGGATGACTTGGGTCAAAAATCTTTCCACCTTCACAACTCACTTGCAGCAGGCAAACCTCCCTTTCATCTGCACGAGCTGGCCTTGCCCCCTTTCCACCTCCACGACTCCAACCACATTGTGAAATCCTGGAACATGGCCAGCCGGTCCGGTGTGGTAGACGGGCAAGAGGACAAAATCAGCAGTGACGACAACCAGAAGAGGAACAACGCGAACAGGTGCCACCAGGCCTCAGAACGCATGGAGCTGGATGAATGCAGCTGCCATCGCGGCAGCTCCTCCAACTTCTCCTTCGATGGTGGTGACCAGGAGTGGAACCAGAACACAGGTGAATCGCTGAGAAACCAGGGTGTGCTGCATAGCCGGACGTGCAGCTGTTCCAGCTCGGAGCTCCAGCGCTGTCGCTGCTACAGTTCATCAAGTCAGTCTGAAGTGATTGACCAACAGATGGGCTACATCAGTGACTCTTCTTGCAACAGCTCTGATGGGGTGCTGGTGAACTTCAGTGCTCTCTACAACAAAATGAACAGCCATTCTCGATCTAACCTGAATTCAGCCAACCTGTCCTGTGACTCTTCCTTCTGTAGCCACTCAGACACAGGAGCTTTTTATCTGGATTTGCATTCATCACCCACAGAATCCAAGATGTCTTGCGAGTCGCATCACCCAGAGAGTTCAGGGAAGGTGTGTGGGTGTCAACGCTCCTCCTCACCTGTCCTTGATGCTAACTGCAACTCTTACCACCTCCACTGTGAGCCTTGCACTTCAGAGAGCTCAGACCTCACTGCTTGCTTCCAGAGCCAAGCACGGCTTGTTGTGGCTACTCAGAATTATTATAAGTTAGTCACATGTGACTTGTCTTCCCAGTcatcccccagcccagcaggatCATCCATAACTAGCTGCTCAGAAGACCATACCAAAGgtagcccagctcagcccactGAATACTATCTGTTTAGAAGGCCTGACCTGAGACAAGAAGAAAGCAACGTGGAGTGCAGCGAAGAGGAGGCAAAGGGAGAAGCCACCCAGACCGTGATTGAGGGTCAGGTCTATGTGAATGTGTCACCACCCAATCTCAACACAAGCCGGCAGCGCTCCAGGAGCTATGATCAGAACCTGGACAGGAgtcccagcagcaggctgggctcCTTGGAGCGTATGGTGAGCTGTCCGGTCAAGCTGAGTGAAAGTCCAGCAATACCCATCCAGAGTTCTCCCCCAAAGCGAGTGACATCTTTTGCTGAACTAGCTAAAGGCCGGAAGAAGAACGTCACCTCCCCACCACTCCGGTCCAGTGGTGATTCCTCCTTGGAGTTCTCCCCTATCCCTGAGACACAGCAGGATTGCCCAACCTTCCTTGAAGAAAGAGCTCGCCGCAGCCAGAGTCTTCCACCCATGCCCTTCATCCATGGCCTGAACCGGAGCTGCGAGGGCTTCTGTTTGAATCACACTTTTGgggacagccaggctttgtgttCCACCAAAGACTCTGTCTCCAGTGAGAAGGTCCCCAGTGGGCATGGGGCAGGTGAGCAAGCCTCTCTATCCCTGCTGACGGAGGCAGATGCCAGCTTCTCAGGTGGCTCTGCCAGTGGCCATGGACAAAGAGATGTTAGAGCCCGAGCAGACG GTGGTGGCACAGACAGCAAGCCTGTGGTACGCTACAGCAAGGACCAGCGTCCCACGACTCTGCCCATCCAGCCCTTTGTTTTCCAGCACCATTTCAGCAAGCCACCCAAGGCCCGTGCCCTGCACAGCCATTttgcctccagcctttctcaaCTCTACAGCTTGTCCAGCAACCGCCCTGCCAGCCAGCAGATCTCCAATTCTCAGTCCTCAGCCTCGGCCACCTccgcagagcaggcaggagcgaCGCGGAGCCATGCCCACAGCACGCTCCTGACACAGCGCTCAGTGGATGGAGCTGCCTCCCGCAATGATGGCTGCATTAAGAAGCCTGCTCCTGAGACAACCCGGCCGTCCCCCCTGGGGAGTTACTCTCCTGTGCGATGCAACGTGCCTTTCTTTCAAAGCGTGgactcctcttcctcacccacCACGGAGAGAGCTGGAGAGAGCCAGCCCCCCAGGAGCAGGTCCTGCCCCATCTCCGCCAGCCTGCTTCCCACGAGATCTTCCCCTGCTGCCAGTGCCATGCAGCCCTCCCAAGCCACCAAAGCTGATGCCCTGAGGCAAAAGGAGAACCCCAAGCCGGTTCCCAAAAAGGAGGCACCGCTGGAGCCAAGCCCACCGCTCTCCGAGTACCGACTCCACAGtggctccctcccacccctctcGGTGGGTGGTATGCCTGTGAGCAGAGTGGGAGGCCACACGGATCCCCAGTGGAGAAGTGGCAGTGAGAACAGCAGCTCTGGTTCCCTGAGCAGCATGGGAATACGGACCCTCAATG CAAACCACCTCTCCCCCCAAGCACTGAAGTGGCGGGAGTACAGGCGGAGGAACCCCTTGGGTCTGGACCGCATTTCAGGGCTGCCCAGCTTAGCAGGCAGCCTAGACAGGAGGCAGCAAGAGCCTCGGCTGAACCGGGGGAACCCCATCTTTGAGCTCCCTGGAACTCTCAACACCAGCCATTTCCACTGCAAGCTGAACG GACAGTCTATGAGGCAACTCCAGCTTACCTACACTGACTTCTTCCCTGACTACTTCTCACTAGCAGAGAAACCCCCTGCTGAGTTCTGCCTCTCCCCAGATGGCAACACAGAGTCTGTCTCCATTGacctgctgcagaagaaag GTCTGGTGAAGGCAATCAACACTGCTGTTGACCTGATTGTGGCTCACTTTGGAACCAGCAGGGATCCAGGGGTGAAG GCCAAACTTGGGAACAGCTCTGTGAGCCCCAATGTAGGGCATCTCATCCTGAAATACCTGTGCCCTGCTGTCCGGGACATCCTGAGTGATGGGCTCAAGGCTTATGTCCTGGACGTGATCATTGGACAGAGGAGGAACATCCCCTGGAGCGTGGTGGAGGCGTCCACCCAGCTAG GCCCCTCTACCAAGTTGCTGCACAGCCTCTATAGCAAGATCAGCCAGTACACGGAGCTCACCAACCACACCATGAGGTTCAACGCATTCATTTTTGGCCTCCTCAA TATCCGGTCCTTGGAGTTCTGGTTCAACCACCTCTACAACCATGAAG ATATCATCCTGGCACACTACCAGCCAGTGGGCTTCTTGTGCCTGTCTCACAGCGTGTGCCAGCCTCTTTTCGAggagctcctgctcctgctccagcctctctccctgctgcccttCAACCTAGACCTCCTTTTCGAGCACCAACTGATGCAGATgggcaaagagcagcagcagcaaaaggagcTGCTGCGTGTGAAGCAGGACCTGCTGCTTTCCGCACACTCCACCCTGCAGCTGATGCGGACGCGGGGCAGCAGTGAGGATCCCGACGGCTGCAGCACTGCCCCTGAAGCATGCAAAGTGGGTGCTGGAGATGGTGACATCTCACCGGACCACAGTCCCCAGCAAGCTGTGAGTGAGAGGGTGAAGGGGGTGGGGGCCTCCTGTGGAGATGGTGACAGGGAGGAAGAGCGGAGGAAGGTGAGAGAGAGCAcctgggaggggaagaaggacAAGCAGGCAGGCTGGTGGTACCAGCTCATGCAGAGCTCTCAGATTTACATCGAGGGCTCGGCTGAAGGCTCAAAGCTCATCCGCTATGAGAAGAAGAAGGCTTTGAATGATGTGCCCAGGTCAGTGGAGACCCGCAAGGCACCACCTCCCCGTGAAGGAGTGGTGGAGGGTGCAGAGGCTTGTCCCATTGCTGAGGGAACCTTGGAGGAGAGGCCCAAGGCTGCCAGCAAGCCAAGTCCTGAAGCTGTGGAAGAGCCCTTGGAAAAGCCCCAACAAGTGCTGGTCAGTGAAGAGGTGAAGGAACGGAGCTGGCCCTTCTGGAtgggcagccccccagactCAGTGCTTACAGAGCTGAAGCGCAGCAAGGAGAAGGAGACTGGGACTCAGCAGAgagtgggagcagcagcagccccccaaGAGGAGAGCAGCACCAGTGCATCAGAGGGCAGCCAGCCCATCAAGTGGGGGCACTTGTTTGGGTCCAGGAAGGTGCAAAAAGAGCCCAGGCAGCCTAACAG GTTGCCCTCCGGCTGGCTGAGCTTGGATAAGTCTGTGTTCCAGCTGGTGGCCCAGACGGTTGGGGCGAGCATGTGGCGAGAAGCAGCCCCTGAGCCGGAGCCCTGCCGGCCAGAGTCACCTGAAGGGCCCCCCACGGCATGGCCAGCCCGGGGGCTGTCTCCCCACCCTCCCTG TGAGGTGAAAGCTCTTTGCCATCACATTGCCACCGAGGCAGGACAGCTGAGCTTCAACAAGGGGGACATCCTGCAGGTCATCTCCAAGGTGGATGGTGACTGGCTGCAGTGCAGCCTCGGCTCCGAGAAGGGACTGGTGCCCATCATGTATGTCACCCATCCGGAGGACGAGGACTACTGA